GGCTAACACACCTAGTACATATCATCATGAGCATCTTTTGTTGATCCTGACTGGAACAGTAAAATCAAATTTTGTGTTCCATTTTCCAGTTCTAGCCCCATCGCCATACTCTACTGAGGGCATCTAATTGCCCTTTTCCTCTAAAATTTGTGTAGCTACGGACAAGGCCTATGGCTCACCCTCGACTGCAAGAGCTAACTTCAAAACTCAAGAGTGATGATAACTGCGATCGCCTTTTGGCATTGGTTGCCTTGCGGAACCTCCCCACGACCGAAGCCTTCCCTCTGATTAAACTAATGCTGTTTGACGACTCCTTACCGGTCCGCTCAATGGCAATTCGCTCTCTGGCCAGTCATCCCTCAGCTGAATCGGTCTCTTTATTGATACAGCTCTTGGACGATCCGAATTATGAAATTAGAGCTGGAGCAGCCGGAGCTTTGGGATATGTGGGTGATCAAAATATTGTCCAAGCTCTTTCCAGAGTCTTCCTTGAAGATACGGAATGGTTAGTGTGCTTTAGTGCCGCTGTTTCCTTAGGAAACCTAAAGGATCCAAGTGCTTATGCAGTTCTATTACATGCCCTTGAGCATTCGGAAGTGATTGTGCAACAAGCTGCGATCGCAGCCCTCGGAGAAATTAAAGCCTTCGATGCCCTTGAGCCCCTTCTTCCCTTTGTACAGTCTGAAGACTGGATGGTCCGGCAGTATCTCGCCACCGCCTTGGGAAACCTTCCCAGCCCCCAAAGTATCTCGGCTCTTAAATACTTAGCTAAAGACGATCATCCTCATGTTGCTTCTGCGGCCACTATCGCCTTAGAACTGATTCATGAATCATAAGATTGTGATTACCGGGGTCACCCAGGGGCTAGGCGAGGCCTTGGCCTTAGGGTTTATTCAAGCAGGGCAGACCGTATGGGGCTGCGGTCGGACATCAACCGCTATCGATCACCTAACTCAGCTATATGCGGCTCCTCACACGTTTACGGTGGTAGATATCGCTCAATCTCAACAAGTCCAGGCTTGGGCAGACCAGATCATTGAGGCCTGGGAAGCACCAGATATTATCATCAACAATGCAGGGTTAATCAATGAAGTGGCCCCTTTATGGGAAGTACCTGAACAAGAAATTAGCGATGTATTGGATGTCAATGTCAAAGGCACCATCAACGTCATTCGTAGTTTTCTCCCCAGCATGAAAACAAACGGTCAAGGAATAATCGTGAATTTCAGTTCTGGCTGGGGACGTTCAACCTCCCCTGGGGTGGCCCCCTATTGCGCTTCTAAATGGGCTATTGAAGGTCTTAACCAGGCTTTAGCCCAAGAGGTTCCCCCCGGTATCGCCACAATTGCCTTGAACCCTGGCATCATTCATACTGAAATGCTGGAAACTTGTTTTGGTCAACAAGCTCACAGTTATCCCTCTCCTACTGCATGGGCACAAAAAGCAGTCCCATTTATCCTTGGACTTTCTGAAAACGACAACGGTCAAGCCTTAACTGTTTATTAGCAAACCTGATTGCTATCCCCCTCGTGACTGAAATCGCTCTATTCCTAGAAAACCTAGAAATGACCCAACGATTAGGGAAAGTCTTGGGCCAAATATTACCTGCGGGAAATATCTTATTGCTAGAAGGTGATTTGGGAACTGGTAAGACATCCCTGATTCAGGGTTTGGGGAAGGGAATCGGTATCTCTGATGCGATCGTCAGTCCTACTTTCACATTAATTAATGAGTACCATGACGGACGAGTCCCCCTTTACCATCTAGACCTTTACCGCCTTACCCCGCAACAAGTGGATGAACTCTATCTGGAAACCTACTGGCAAGGGGTTGAAGTACCACCTGGAATTGTTGCCATTGAATGGTCTGAGCGACTTCTTCATCGACCTTCTAGCTACCTATTTATCAAGTTAAACCACAAAAAAGGGGCAAGACAGGCAACCTTGCAAACGGTCGGTTCTGTCCACAACTTAGGCCTAGAGCAAGTGCCATTAGCATTGAGATCTACTTCAGCCTAGTACTCAAAGCTTCATGGGTTGGTTATATTGGGCTGAGAGAGAATAGCCCTTGATCAATATTTTTGTGCGGCCACAATACCGTATGCATCAGCCCCATCAACGCCTTAATCCAAAACGCTTCTTCCGGGGCACAACATCTCATCGCAAGAGAATAACTTGGAAACGGCGAGGGCGTTATATCTATTTGCGGTTTATACGGTTACAGGGAAGCCCAAATGCGATCGCACGGGGACTCTCCGTTGGTGCTTTTGCTGGCATGTTCCCCATTTTTGGGTTCCAAATCTTATTTGGCATCTTTTTAGCTGCCTGTGTCCGAGGCAATAAGTTAACTGCCGCCGCCGCAACTTGGATTAGTAATCCCTTTACCTATCTGCCTCTATTTGCCTTTAATTTTCAGGTAGGGCAATGGCTTCTACAAGCCAAGAGATTTGAGTTCAATCAGCTCCAAAAGCTGAACTGGCAAGAACTCCTGGCCTTAGGACCCGGTTTTATCGCAACTTGGTTTACGGGCTGTTTTGTCATGGGATGTTTAGCCGCAATTCTGGGCTATGGTCTCGGCTTATGGTTAGTTCTACGATTGAGGCACAAATACGCTGCCCAACGTCAAAAGACCTGATATAAAGCATCTTCAACAGACCCTGGGAATTTTTGATCAACTCCCATGAACATCTTTAGCTCTACACAAACCACCCAAAATAAGTGAAGAGAAACCGGAGTAATTTCGTTTGACTTTCTGAGAGTCTGCTACCAAAAACTTCTCAAGCATAAGATAACCGCCTCTCAGAAGGCACAAGCTCTCATTAACGTCCTACGACGACTAGAAACCCCAATAACCCCAGCAACGATAGTATCAATACAAAATCAAAAGGATTAAAGTGTCCCAAACCAACGTTTGTAGAAGATAAAAGGACAAGAAAATTCTTTAAACCAAAATCAAGACAATATGCCATGAATAATCTCCTAGAACGGGTTCAAGTCTTTGGGTGCTAGAGTAGCATTTCTATGGCATCAAAGCTCCCCAAGGTCCTTGCATAGAAGTATTTCAAGCTTGTTTGCTTAAGAATAGAGGCTTTCCTAATGGGTACAGCACAGATCATCTACCTTCTACCTGGAAAGCCGGGAACTTGACTCCACAAATCGACCCAACTCAATCAGTACGCAAGATCCAAAAAAGCTCTCCACCCAAGGTGCATCTTAGGTGGAGATACAAGCTAGAGAAATTTCAGCCTATAAACCCGGTGTGGTTTGGGCAAAAAGAGCTGCAAAATCTGAGGTGGGGGGTGCTTCACCTTCCTCTCGGGTGACGACATCAAAGGCTTTATTCTGGGCGTTGGGCTCTAGCAAAGCCTTAACCACCACTTCAGCTACATCTGCTCGGGGAAGCTTATGGGGCATATTGCAATCTGGGATAAAGAATGAATCGTCTTTACCGACAATAATTTCGCGGTGGCTTCCCCGCTCATCAATGAGTCCACCGGCTCGAACAATGGTGTAAGTGATGCCTGAATCAATCAGATATTGTTCAGTCCGTCGCTTCCAAATCAGGATATTGCCATTACCCAGGGTGTTGAGATAGTGATTTTCATCCGTCCCCCCCATCGAACCCACAATGACGATATGTTTCACGCCTGCAGCTACCGCCGCATCAATCACGTTTTTATGGCCGTTATAGTCAACGTCTTCAGGGTAGCCCCCTTGCGGAAATTCAAATTCGGGCCTTTGTCCGGGCTGGGGCGGACCTTTCATCACGGGTGCAGCACTAGATAAGATTACCAAGGCATCACAATCTGCGATCGCAGAATCAATACTGGCCCGATCAGTAATATCTCCTACCACCACACCGTCCAAAGAGCCCAGCTTTTTCTGCGCTTTCACTTCAGAACGGACCAAGCCAACCACGTCGAATTCATCGGCACGTTCGCGGAGTTTGTGCACCACAATCGAGCCGGTTTGTCCCGTTGCCCCAGTTACCAATACTTTTTTAGTCGCCATAGCTTCTGAACTCTGTCTATTTAAGAGTGACCAACTTGTCTCTCCTTGACTTTATCAGAAGCTGATCAGCAGATTCGCTAAGGGCGAATCCCAGGGCGAATCTATAAATTATTTCTGATCAGTGGTGATGGATCCCTAGGCCATCAATGGCCTAGGAGAGAAATAGAAGCATATATGAAAGCAGATTCAAAAAATTCAGCCAAGGTTCAAGCCTGATTTAACTTCAGCAGACCTCTGGAAAGAGTTATCTAAACTCAGTCGGAATTACCGTCGAAATGGCCGCTTCACTGAGCATTAGGGAAGTTACCTCTACTACATTATTCATATTATTTCGAGGTTTCACTTGACGGGCTTTCTTATGAAAGTCATTACTATTAGGCCAAAGAAAAACATTGAACTTTCGATTGCCAAGTTTTTGCTTATATTTCAAGGTTCTCTTAGAAGCCAAACTAGTAACCGCATTTAGTCGATCTGCCAATCCCATACATCGTCGGAGGGTACTTGGGGTATAACATTGCACATCAACTTGATTACAGCCCCGGGCAGGTAACTGTTTAGCTTGAAAAGGCTGAATACTACAGTAAATTGGCTTGGTATAAGCCGATCGAAGCTCAACAAAATCTTTTGCGGAATAGTGCTTGAAGTAGTGATCATCTACTTGAAGACCATCCGTATGCTTTGCCTCATTGATCAGTTGTGATACCGTTAGGGATCGCAACTGTGGCGACTGAATCCACACCACGGGCTTCAGTTGGTTGTCCCGAGCAGCTTGACTGACCTTTTGTTGAACGTCATCTGAGACATTCCGATAATCCAGAAAAACAACCTTATACTTTTGCTGTTTAATCTTGGCCATTGCCTCAGTCAACGTATTGGAAGAGACATGGTATCGAATTTGAGGTTGTGAGAGCCATGTGCCTGTGGGAGCCGCATGGGCAACTTGAGGCGCGACAAACAGAGCAGAAGAAAATAGTAGGCTTTTTAGGGGTAGTTTATAGTTAGGCATCAGATAAAAATTATTATATATTCAGCTACAGTAGACAGAGGCTAAAAAGAGAGATTTTTCATCAATAATTCAATATTTCAAGCTCAATAAACCAATAGATTTTTGCGAGAAATTCGAAACCCGAATTCTCCAAAACCAAGCATGAAATAGTCACCTGATCTCTATCCACAGAACAACAGAGATACTAGGTTGAGCAAATTTTTTAGAACTATTCTTAGAAGGCCATTTCCTGATACTCCTAGAAACAGTTAATCATCACCATTTAGAATCTTATGAGTTTGAACTCAACAAAACATAAATACCTTAGCTGATGATTAAGTTCCTAGGGTTGTATCCTATTTAATTTGTCTTTTAATCATTAATCAATTAGCAAAAATCATTCGTTGTCGGCTTGACCACCAAAAATAAATCTTTGCTCACAAAAGACTTAGAATTAACGAGGTTGTTGTACTTGAATAAAATCACCCCGAATCCATCCTCGGGCACCAGAAGCGAATTCAACGTGGTACCAGTAATAACCATCGTTGCCCGTTGTAGATTCAATCACCTGTACGCGATCGCCTACCAATCCATAATGAGGGGAGTAGGATGAGGTGCTTGGGCCAGAACGCACATTCACTCGACTTCCTGGCTGAGCCCCTACTAGGTAGGCAGGTGCAGCAAGTGCTGGAACGGCAGCTAGGATTGACAAGAAAGAAATTGAAGCAAAAGAGAGAAGTGATCGGGTAAGTTTCATCTACTTTAGAAAAAGTCTGCATGTGTCCACGTTCTTCTAATTTAATCCTGAGAAATAAAGTCGTCGTCAGTGAGAATGCGTAACTTAGCTATAATCAGAACATATAGTATCTAAGTAGCAAATATTTATTATTTTTTCGTAGATAAATGTTTTTAAGGTGTGATTTGCCTTTAATATCCATATTTTAGGTACTAAACCATTTCAGGTAAACAATTTTTTCTAGGTAGAGGTTATAAAGATGCTTGCCGCAACCAGCTATCCTGCACCTTGGGGAGTTTCGTTAAAAGCCATCTCTGGAGGAATAACACTGCTGCTGATCGGCATAGCTGTTATTGGTCTACTCACGGGACCCAAAAGCAACTGGATTTGGATCCTCAGTATGGTAGTTATCCCTCTCGGCATCTTGTTAATTACGGCTTTGTTTACAGTTCGAGGCTATGTCCTTACGCCTGATGCTCTGCTTGTGAAGCGCTTAGTCTGGAATACGGAAATACCATTACAAGGGCTACAGACGATTGAAGCCGATTCTAATGCCATGGAAGGCTCTTTCAAAACAATGGGGAACGGAGGTTTGTTCAGTTTCTCAGGTTCCTTTCGCAATAAACGCTTAGGGGCCTATCGAGCTTTGGCCACCGATATGCGGCGATGCGTTGTCCTCAAGTTCGATCAAAAGGTGATTGTTATTACGCCTGACAAACCTCAAGCATTCGTCAATCAGGTCAAGGCAATAAAGGGCATGACTTAAAGATGGTTTTAAAATTCTAATCCGCCAAGACTTGCAACACAGCTTTAGGTGCAAGCTTATCTTTGAACCACACCAATCGAGCTGGGGTATTGCTGAAATTGACGCCTGCTTTATCTAGGTTGAGTCGTTCAGAAATCGCTAAAATCAAGTCTGATCGATCAGCCTGTTGCACCTGAGAGAATTTCTTTTTTAAATACTCGGGCCGCCAATACCCCACTATCTCTAGTAGAAATGTCCGACCATCCGGGTGAACTAGGCGGAAGTCTGGAATCATGACGCTTCCCGGAATCGGAATCAGATCAATTTCTCGCTCTAGCTTCCACTCCGTTTTAGTCTTCTGCCATCGTTCGGCAAAGCTGGCTTCCAGCATACTGTCATAGGGCTTACCCGGTGGATAGTGACTGACCAAACCACATTCAGAATCAAGGGCAAATCGACTGGTTCGTTGTTGTTTGGAATAGGTGTCTTTGCTGGTTAAGGTTGCAGACAGGCTCCACTTCGTCACATGCAGTAATGCTGGCAGCAACTTTGCTAAAGCTAAGCCATAGCGGGTGCTAGCACTAAATACACTGGCAGGCCCATCAATTTTGAGGGTAAATCCTTGATCAGCATCGCCCTCGATATAGGCCATTAGACAAAACAGCTTCAGATAGCGAAATAGAAGCTTATACTCTCCGGGGTCATTCCGATGGGCATTGATGATAATTTGAGTTGCTTTGTAAAAAACGCCTTGAACCTGAGATAAGTTATAGCGGTGTAGCAACGCTTCAGGGGTAGGGGCATCAAAGGCAGTCAAGATTTGATTGTCTGGTCGATCGGCATAAAGCCCTTCTTGGATTTGAATCGCACTAACGTCTCGCTCTAGCTCTTGGCTCAAGTTAACGGCTAGTCGTTCTAGAGTCTGGGTTGTCGCTTGAGGACTTGGCACTGACTGGGCAGACAGAGAAAAGACTCGCTGCCGCAACATGGGTGGATCGAGGGGACTAATGACTTCAAAGGTGGAAAAGCCACTGGATAAAAGATGGGCCAGTCCCCGCTTCACCCGATAGTCTGTTCCATCTCCTTCAAGATCTAGTAACTGCTGACTGAGTTCGCCTCGGGTTTGATTGCAGGCCGCGTTAAAACAATCGATGGCTTCTGTTGCGATCGCAACATTCCCCGCATTCACCGCCAGCCGTTTTGGAATAATCGCTTCACCCTGATAGTGATGCATCAGTAAGTCAGAAGGCAACATGTCCTAACCCTCAACACTTTTTCGCAAATAGTCTTTAACTGCCCTAGCCCCTCGCTCCCACTGCACATCTAGCTCAGATCTAAGGGGATTATTGGATAGATCAAGGGTTTTGAGATGGTCTAGCTTCCCTAAAGAAGGGGGGAGATCCGTCAAATTGTTGTGGCTCACATTCAGACTCTTTAACTGAGTCAGTTCCCCTATCCAATGGGGTAATGCCCTTAACTCACAAGCTACAAACGTCAGTTGTTCCAATAAGCGGCAACCCCGTAGTTCCGATGGAAACGCTTGCAAAGGAACGGGTTGGTCTGGGTCTAGATTGAAAATTAGCTGCTTAAGATTGTGGAGTTTACCGATAGATTCTGGCAGCTGACGAATGCTATTGCCAGCAATGCCCAAACTAGCCAAGGCCACTAAGTGACCAAAGGATTCGGGAAGATGGGTGAGCTGATTGTTATAGGCCAACAATGAGGTCAAATTCACTAAACTGCAAATTTGCGGTGGCAAAGATTGAAGTTGATTAGATTGAATATCCAAACTTGTAAGTTGATGAATTGAGCCCAAGGCTGTGGGTAATTCAGTCAACTGGTTAAAAGACAGGTCCAAGGAACGCAATTCCGCCAATGTCCCCAACCATGCCGGGAGAGTCTCCAGATGATTAAAAGCAAGGTTCAGAGATGCCAATCCCTGAAGAGATTTCCAGATAGTCGGGATTTCATGGAGTCCGGTACTGGCAACTTCAAGAGATCGTAACCCCGTCAACAATCCCAACTCCTCTGGCCACTGGGCAATGGGATTGTAGGAAAGCTGCAATTCTTTGAGGGTTTCCAGCTTCCCGATGGAAGAGGGCAAATGAACCAGTTGATTGGATGTTAGATTTAGCGATCGCAACTGTGATAATGCACCTATAAATTCCGGGAGTTCCACAAGGGCATTTCCCGTGAGATCCAGCGATCTCAACTGGGTTAAATCCCCCAGAACCTCCGTTAGGATAGGCAGATGGTTACGGGCTAAGTCCAACCCTTGGAGCTGAGTTAATCGCCCCAAGGATTTGGGCAGTCGCATCAGTTCATTTTCAGATAGGTAAAGAGATTTCAACTGAGAGAGGGAACCAATCGACTCTGGTAACTCACTCAACCCAATATCACTTAAATCTAGCTCCGTTGCTCCTTCAAGACGAGCAATATCTATCAGCCTCTCGGCTTCTCGATAGGCCGAATTTTTTTCCATTACTTCTGATATCTAAGCCCTTTAACCGGAAAAAACACTGCCTCTCAAGAATCATCAATAGGCTATTGCTCTATTAATGCTTTGAGATTCCCTAACCCCGCTTCATAATCTTGCCCCACAGCACTATCCAGAACAAACCGAAGGTAGGAACTAACAGGCTTCATTAAAGGAGGCACCCCCGCACTCATATCTGTATCTAGGGACCAGGCAACCAGCGTACCATTGTCCTGAGGCGTCAATTGTAACGCTGCATCCGCAGTTCCCTGTGGTCCAAAATCTAGATGGGTCTGGATATAGCTGGGCTCAGTCATAGCTGTAACTTCTTGAGTACCCGTCCCCACCATCGGATCCTCACTTTGCCAGTGCATCGTCTGCCCTACACCATTTCCCTCAATCGTTAAAGCCATATCGGGATCCATTTTTGCCCAGGGGGACCAAGCAGACCACTCTGATAAATCACTGACAATGGGGAAAATGGCAGCTGGAGACGCATTGATTAAGATATTTCGTTCAACATGCACTTCGCTAGGAAGGATCAAGCCTCCTATCACCACCAGTAAAAACAGCCCTATCAGTCCACCAATCACATTTCTGAAGATAGCCATAACCGAGGGATCTCCTAGATTGTCTATTCGCTTTCAGTGTAAAAAGAGAATACAGAATTCGAATCAAGATTGAACATTGTTTTAAGCCCTCAAGATTACTAATCGTTACAATTCATACGCAGGAATAATATAGAAGGGCATGATTTAGTTTAGAACCTCACTTTGGGTATGAAAGTGAGCTATAACCTGCTAGGGATAGATGATTGCTTGACTACATAAGGAGTGATAAACAACACCTTCTCTTGTGACGCACATCATATTTTTCATCTAGCGTAAATTATATTCTTAATTTCAGTGAGCCACAGCCCAGGAACAATCTGGTCGAGGCCACGACACAAAGCCTAAGCAAACACTAATTCTTTACCCCCCTGCATTGAAGGAGACTCCTATGACTCGCCAAATTAAAATGATTGCCGGTTTGCTCGCCACTACAAGCGTCGCTGGATTAGTGGTTGCCGCCTTCCCCCAAATTTCCCTGGCCGGTCAAAAGCACACTTACGACCCCATCTTGGTTCAACGCTATAACTCTGGTTGCGTCGAGAAAGTGACGGGCAAAGGTTACACTCCTGCCCAAGCCAAGCAGATGTGCAGCTGCTCCATGAGCAATATGCAAAGCCAACTCAACGAGAACGAAGCCATTAGTCTGCTCATTAAGTCCCAGTTCAGCTTTTCCAAAGATAAAGCTACTGGATTGCCCACTTCCCTCTCTCCTTACTTCGTAGGCTGCAAAGCATAACTACATTGAGGGTTAACGCCTGACAGTCATGATTCTCAATTGCCGCTAAAATATAAGTACAAATAAACTATTTAGCGGGTATCGGGGTCATGGCCTACCCACTTTCAGCAACCAAGCTTCAGACCTATCGTCAATGTCCTCAAGCCTACTATTTCAAGCATGAGCGACGGTTAACGGTCCCCTCTGCCTTCGGTTCACCCACCTTCGGTAAGGCAATCCATCGAGCTTTGGCCCAGATCTACCAGGACTGGTCCTATGCCGACCCTCTTCCGCCCTTGCAATGGTTTGCTGATTGTTGGCAACAGCATATTAGTGAGCTAAAGGAGTCTCAAATTCATGAAGGCTGGCAAGCCCTAGAGACCTACTATCACCAATATGTGGCCCCTCAACCCATGCTGCGAAAACCAGTGGGCATTGAGGGCAAGATTCAAGCCTCTTTTCAAGTTAGTAATATTGAGTTTGCCTTGTCCGGTCGCTATGACCGATTAGATTGGCTAGACGATGGCCTAGAACTGATCGACTACAAAACCAGTAAAACCGTAAAGCCCCCAGAAGCCATTGATGTGCAGTTGGGGCTTTATTATTTGGCATTGGAGCAAACGTATCACCATGCTCTTAAACGACTGAGTTTGATTTATTTACGCAGTAATCAATGCATTTCTTATGAGGTGACTCCCGATCATTTAGAGCAAATCAAAGATTTGATTGGGGACTTAGCTTTGAAACTCAGGTCTGATCAAGACTGGCATCCTCAGGAAGGATCACAGTGCGATCGCTGCGGGTATCGACAATATTGCAGTGCCCAAACGCCTAACCCTGAACCTCTCCCACAAACCGCAAAACCTCCGCAAAAGGTCCAATTAGCTCTGCCATTCCTTTGAATAGTTTTTTTCATTCCCCTGCAGTAAAGCATTGAGAGCAGACCATAATCTCACCCGAGATCTCGCTAATTCTGGTTGAAAGCTTTTTTTGATCATCTGAAATATTATTGACCAAAATTAACTCAGTACCAAACGTCCAAGCTTTTCCCTTTACCAGATCGGAAAACATCCAGGATGAAGAGTAATCCTGATGCAAACTAGGTTTTTCAGCTCGGAAGTTATTGGCAGGGTTAATAGTCGTGGACTAAAGACGTTGCAATATTGAGAGACCTGTTATCTCTAGAGCAGCTATGGATGCCGCACCTTGAGTGGTGTGTCGATGTTGTTGCACATTTTCTAGAGCGTCTTCGATAATTTTCCAATCGAAGTCTTGAAATATCTCTAAGTCCTCAATGAGTTGCAAGGAGTCATGCAGTGCAGGGATGGGATTCTTTAGCTCAACAGCTTGTTGCAAACACTGCTGCAAGACACTCGTCAATTGATGTTGTTCAG
The Acaryochloris marina S15 genome window above contains:
- a CDS encoding HEAT repeat domain-containing protein, with product MAHPRLQELTSKLKSDDNCDRLLALVALRNLPTTEAFPLIKLMLFDDSLPVRSMAIRSLASHPSAESVSLLIQLLDDPNYEIRAGAAGALGYVGDQNIVQALSRVFLEDTEWLVCFSAAVSLGNLKDPSAYAVLLHALEHSEVIVQQAAIAALGEIKAFDALEPLLPFVQSEDWMVRQYLATALGNLPSPQSISALKYLAKDDHPHVASAATIALELIHES
- a CDS encoding SH3 domain-containing protein — protein: MKLTRSLLSFASISFLSILAAVPALAAPAYLVGAQPGSRVNVRSGPSTSSYSPHYGLVGDRVQVIESTTGNDGYYWYHVEFASGARGWIRGDFIQVQQPR
- a CDS encoding PH domain-containing protein codes for the protein MLAATSYPAPWGVSLKAISGGITLLLIGIAVIGLLTGPKSNWIWILSMVVIPLGILLITALFTVRGYVLTPDALLVKRLVWNTEIPLQGLQTIEADSNAMEGSFKTMGNGGLFSFSGSFRNKRLGAYRALATDMRRCVVLKFDQKVIVITPDKPQAFVNQVKAIKGMT
- a CDS encoding SDR family oxidoreductase produces the protein MATKKVLVTGATGQTGSIVVHKLRERADEFDVVGLVRSEVKAQKKLGSLDGVVVGDITDRASIDSAIADCDALVILSSAAPVMKGPPQPGQRPEFEFPQGGYPEDVDYNGHKNVIDAAVAAGVKHIVIVGSMGGTDENHYLNTLGNGNILIWKRRTEQYLIDSGITYTIVRAGGLIDERGSHREIIVGKDDSFFIPDCNMPHKLPRADVAEVVVKALLEPNAQNKAFDVVTREEGEAPPTSDFAALFAQTTPGL
- a CDS encoding SDR family oxidoreductase is translated as MNHKIVITGVTQGLGEALALGFIQAGQTVWGCGRTSTAIDHLTQLYAAPHTFTVVDIAQSQQVQAWADQIIEAWEAPDIIINNAGLINEVAPLWEVPEQEISDVLDVNVKGTINVIRSFLPSMKTNGQGIIVNFSSGWGRSTSPGVAPYCASKWAIEGLNQALAQEVPPGIATIALNPGIIHTEMLETCFGQQAHSYPSPTAWAQKAVPFILGLSENDNGQALTVY
- a CDS encoding SRPBCC family protein, which codes for MAIFRNVIGGLIGLFLLVVIGGLILPSEVHVERNILINASPAAIFPIVSDLSEWSAWSPWAKMDPDMALTIEGNGVGQTMHWQSEDPMVGTGTQEVTAMTEPSYIQTHLDFGPQGTADAALQLTPQDNGTLVAWSLDTDMSAGVPPLMKPVSSYLRFVLDSAVGQDYEAGLGNLKALIEQ
- a CDS encoding DUF2062 domain-containing protein produces the protein MRPQYRMHQPHQRLNPKRFFRGTTSHRKRITWKRRGRYIYLRFIRLQGSPNAIARGLSVGAFAGMFPIFGFQILFGIFLAACVRGNKLTAAAATWISNPFTYLPLFAFNFQVGQWLLQAKRFEFNQLQKLNWQELLALGPGFIATWFTGCFVMGCLAAILGYGLGLWLVLRLRHKYAAQRQKT
- a CDS encoding DUF790 family protein, encoding MLPSDLLMHHYQGEAIIPKRLAVNAGNVAIATEAIDCFNAACNQTRGELSQQLLDLEGDGTDYRVKRGLAHLLSSGFSTFEVISPLDPPMLRQRVFSLSAQSVPSPQATTQTLERLAVNLSQELERDVSAIQIQEGLYADRPDNQILTAFDAPTPEALLHRYNLSQVQGVFYKATQIIINAHRNDPGEYKLLFRYLKLFCLMAYIEGDADQGFTLKIDGPASVFSASTRYGLALAKLLPALLHVTKWSLSATLTSKDTYSKQQRTSRFALDSECGLVSHYPPGKPYDSMLEASFAERWQKTKTEWKLEREIDLIPIPGSVMIPDFRLVHPDGRTFLLEIVGYWRPEYLKKKFSQVQQADRSDLILAISERLNLDKAGVNFSNTPARLVWFKDKLAPKAVLQVLAD
- a CDS encoding PD-(D/E)XK nuclease family protein, which codes for MAYPLSATKLQTYRQCPQAYYFKHERRLTVPSAFGSPTFGKAIHRALAQIYQDWSYADPLPPLQWFADCWQQHISELKESQIHEGWQALETYYHQYVAPQPMLRKPVGIEGKIQASFQVSNIEFALSGRYDRLDWLDDGLELIDYKTSKTVKPPEAIDVQLGLYYLALEQTYHHALKRLSLIYLRSNQCISYEVTPDHLEQIKDLIGDLALKLRSDQDWHPQEGSQCDRCGYRQYCSAQTPNPEPLPQTAKPPQKVQLALPFL
- the tsaE gene encoding tRNA (adenosine(37)-N6)-threonylcarbamoyltransferase complex ATPase subunit type 1 TsaE, giving the protein MTQRLGKVLGQILPAGNILLLEGDLGTGKTSLIQGLGKGIGISDAIVSPTFTLINEYHDGRVPLYHLDLYRLTPQQVDELYLETYWQGVEVPPGIVAIEWSERLLHRPSSYLFIKLNHKKGARQATLQTVGSVHNLGLEQVPLALRSTSA
- a CDS encoding leucine-rich repeat domain-containing protein, which translates into the protein MEKNSAYREAERLIDIARLEGATELDLSDIGLSELPESIGSLSQLKSLYLSENELMRLPKSLGRLTQLQGLDLARNHLPILTEVLGDLTQLRSLDLTGNALVELPEFIGALSQLRSLNLTSNQLVHLPSSIGKLETLKELQLSYNPIAQWPEELGLLTGLRSLEVASTGLHEIPTIWKSLQGLASLNLAFNHLETLPAWLGTLAELRSLDLSFNQLTELPTALGSIHQLTSLDIQSNQLQSLPPQICSLVNLTSLLAYNNQLTHLPESFGHLVALASLGIAGNSIRQLPESIGKLHNLKQLIFNLDPDQPVPLQAFPSELRGCRLLEQLTFVACELRALPHWIGELTQLKSLNVSHNNLTDLPPSLGKLDHLKTLDLSNNPLRSELDVQWERGARAVKDYLRKSVEG